A region from the Mustela erminea isolate mMusErm1 chromosome 10, mMusErm1.Pri, whole genome shotgun sequence genome encodes:
- the SH3BGRL3 gene encoding SH3 domain-binding glutamic acid-rich-like protein 3 produces the protein MSGLRVYSTSVTGSREIKSQQSEVTRILDGKRIQYQLVDISQDNALRDEMRALAGNPKATPPQIVNGDQYCGDYELFVEAVEQNTLQEFLKLA, from the exons ATGAGCGGCCTGCGCGTCTACAGCACGTCCGTCACCGGCTCCCGCGAA ATCAAGTCCCAGCAGAGCGAGGTGACCCGCATCCTGGATGGGAAGCGCATCCAGTACCAGCTAGTGGACATCTCCCAGGACAACGCCCTGCGGGATGAGATGCGAGCCCTGGCGGGCAACCCCAAGGCCACCCCACCCCAGATTGTCAACGGGGACCAGTACTGTGGG gACTATGAGCTCTTCGTGGAGGCTGTGGAACAAAACACACTGCAGGAGTTCCTGAAGCTGGCCTGA